In a genomic window of Xylophilus rhododendri:
- a CDS encoding YhdP family protein has translation MTEPTDKKNPARAWRAASAVASGIFWSLLAAWLSLVAAWCVIHGWIVPRIADYRPRIEAQASRLVGAPVRIATITARSGWLVPSFALSDVTVLDREGRTALRLPLVVAALSPRSLLHLGFEQLYLEGPELDVRRTADGRLFVAGQELHPDPSGGGRGADWLFSQTEVVVRHGTLRWTDEAGAAAPQSLTDIELLLRNGGWRHAMRIAATPPAELGGRVTLVGQFSQPLLSLRPGQWRDWQGPFYAGMPDVDLGRLHAQLAGILGSLSSPAPLFGLSEAAGKGSLQAWADLDAGAVSGVTADVALQDLALRFAEAPAPLALRQFSARLSGRRDEAGFELATERLAFVSTDGDAWPGGNLSLRHLNAAPGRTEIGADRLDLAELARIASGLPLGAQAQRLLAERAPQGLVESLTAHWEGGEGAATRYAARGRVTGLSVSSIPPDADHLAAAAAVEAALRAQDPHGHRHVHPPLGRPGIRGADLDFDLDQTGGKASLAVRSGALDVPGVFADPVVPLDSLRAELRWQHGADGRLAVQVPHAEFANADAAGALQASWRSGDEADPAQRLPGVLDLTGHMTRADGTRVWRYLPQSIAPEARDYVRESVSAGVATSADFRVQGDLRHMPFDDPKLGQFRIAARLRDVTYAYAPPEIEHEGALPWPALVRLAGELVFEGRGMEIRNASGRLESPESMRATGARGAEPPAPRSAKTPPLLAGEVQVLRADVRIPDLSRTVVNVQARARGPLAEMLAIVDAAPLAGMTRHALSHATADGNAELQLGLSLPVAALHDSRVRGEVVLGGNDLRLAPQLPLLGQARGTVAFSEGGFSLFGTQARMLGGDLQVEGGLQPVPGAVDGQGAPLHRLSLQARGTLTAEGLRDAPELGAVPRLAAAAQGGTSYSVTVESEDGHPQVSVSSSLQGLALDLPAPLGKSAEASLPLRFQTRLLPAAPGEATRRDELTMDLGDVVAVRYLRSLEGDKPRVIAGSLAIGLQPGEEQPLPTEGVAANVHLAQLDVDAWRAVLRRVAEQAGTGTGTADAAAATQRSESADYLPDTLALRADEFTAAGRTLHQVVVGGSHEAGLWRANVDARELGGYLEYRQAADAAPARVYARLARLQVPETAAQDVESLTDSSVQPASSAAAGPLPALDIVVDDFQLKDRRLGRLEVQAVNRDAEWRLDKLQLAMPEATFAATGRWGRRAPGTPRRTEFDFRLDLRDSGALLGRLGMPGVIARGVGQLSGQVDWQGSPFSPDYASMDGKLHLDVASGQFLKADPGLAKLLGVLSLQSLPRRLTLDFRDVFSEGFAFDHVRGDVQIADGIAHTDQLEMKGVAATVQMDGSADIRRETQNLRVVVVPEINAGTASLLAAMVNPAIGLSTFLAQAVLRGPLIEAATQEFDITGGWTTPHIVKVARPAATP, from the coding sequence ATGACTGAACCGACCGATAAGAAGAACCCTGCGCGGGCCTGGAGGGCAGCATCTGCCGTGGCAAGCGGGATCTTCTGGTCGTTATTGGCCGCCTGGTTGTCTCTGGTGGCCGCATGGTGCGTGATCCACGGCTGGATTGTGCCGCGAATCGCCGATTACCGTCCCCGCATCGAGGCGCAGGCCTCGCGCCTTGTAGGGGCGCCCGTGCGCATCGCCACGATCACCGCGCGTTCGGGCTGGCTGGTGCCGAGTTTTGCGCTGTCGGACGTGACCGTGCTGGACCGCGAAGGCCGAACCGCGTTGAGGCTGCCGCTGGTGGTGGCCGCGCTGTCGCCGCGCTCGCTGCTGCATCTGGGATTCGAGCAGCTCTATCTCGAGGGCCCCGAACTCGATGTGCGCCGCACGGCCGATGGCCGGCTTTTCGTCGCCGGCCAGGAGCTGCACCCGGACCCGTCCGGCGGCGGCCGCGGCGCCGACTGGCTGTTCTCGCAGACCGAGGTGGTGGTGCGCCACGGCACCCTGCGCTGGACCGACGAAGCCGGCGCTGCCGCGCCGCAATCCCTCACCGACATCGAACTGCTGCTGCGCAACGGCGGCTGGCGCCATGCCATGCGGATCGCCGCGACGCCGCCGGCCGAACTGGGCGGCCGTGTCACGCTCGTCGGCCAGTTCAGCCAGCCGCTGCTGTCGTTGCGACCCGGGCAGTGGCGCGACTGGCAGGGGCCGTTCTATGCCGGGATGCCGGATGTGGACCTGGGCCGGCTGCATGCGCAGCTGGCCGGCATCCTGGGTTCGCTGTCATCGCCCGCGCCGCTCTTCGGCCTGTCCGAGGCGGCCGGCAAGGGTTCGCTGCAAGCCTGGGCGGATCTGGATGCCGGCGCCGTTTCCGGCGTGACGGCCGACGTCGCGCTGCAGGACCTGGCCCTGCGTTTTGCCGAAGCCCCCGCGCCGCTGGCCCTGCGGCAGTTCAGCGCCCGCCTGTCCGGCCGGCGTGACGAGGCGGGTTTCGAGCTAGCCACCGAGCGGCTGGCCTTCGTCTCCACGGACGGCGATGCATGGCCCGGCGGCAACCTGTCCCTGCGCCACCTCAACGCCGCGCCGGGACGCACCGAGATCGGCGCCGACCGGCTTGACCTGGCCGAGCTGGCCCGCATCGCCAGCGGCTTGCCGCTGGGCGCCCAGGCGCAGCGCCTGCTGGCCGAGCGGGCGCCGCAAGGCCTGGTCGAATCGTTGACGGCGCATTGGGAAGGCGGGGAGGGCGCGGCCACCCGCTATGCGGCGCGCGGCCGCGTCACCGGCCTGAGTGTCTCCAGCATCCCGCCCGACGCCGATCACCTGGCCGCCGCCGCCGCCGTCGAGGCCGCCCTGCGGGCGCAGGACCCGCACGGCCACCGCCATGTGCATCCGCCCCTGGGCCGTCCCGGCATCCGCGGCGCGGACCTCGATTTCGATCTGGACCAGACGGGCGGCAAGGCCAGCCTGGCGGTGCGCTCGGGTGCGCTCGATGTGCCGGGTGTGTTCGCCGACCCGGTCGTGCCGCTGGACAGCCTGAGGGCCGAGCTGCGCTGGCAGCACGGCGCCGACGGCCGCCTGGCGGTGCAGGTCCCGCATGCGGAGTTCGCCAACGCCGACGCCGCCGGCGCGCTGCAGGCCAGCTGGCGCAGCGGCGACGAGGCCGATCCCGCCCAGCGCCTGCCCGGCGTGCTCGACCTCACCGGCCACATGACACGCGCCGACGGCACCCGCGTCTGGCGCTACCTGCCGCAATCGATAGCCCCCGAGGCGCGCGACTACGTGCGTGAATCGGTCAGCGCCGGCGTGGCCACCTCGGCCGATTTCCGCGTCCAGGGCGACCTGCGGCACATGCCCTTCGACGATCCCAAGCTGGGCCAGTTCCGCATCGCCGCCAGGCTGCGCGACGTGACCTACGCCTATGCCCCGCCCGAGATCGAGCATGAAGGCGCGCTGCCCTGGCCGGCCCTGGTGCGGCTGGCGGGCGAGCTGGTGTTCGAAGGCCGCGGCATGGAGATCCGCAATGCCTCGGGACGGCTGGAGTCCCCCGAATCCATGCGGGCGACCGGTGCGCGCGGGGCCGAGCCGCCGGCGCCGCGCAGTGCGAAGACGCCTCCCCTGCTGGCCGGCGAAGTGCAGGTGCTGCGCGCCGACGTGCGTATTCCCGACCTGTCGCGCACGGTGGTGAATGTGCAGGCGCGGGCGCGCGGTCCGCTGGCCGAGATGCTGGCCATCGTGGACGCGGCGCCGCTGGCCGGCATGACACGCCACGCCCTTTCGCATGCCACGGCCGACGGCAATGCCGAGCTGCAACTGGGCCTGTCGCTGCCGGTCGCCGCGCTGCACGACAGCCGGGTGCGCGGCGAGGTGGTGCTGGGCGGCAACGACCTGCGCCTGGCGCCGCAGCTGCCGCTGCTGGGCCAGGCGCGCGGCACGGTGGCCTTCAGCGAGGGCGGCTTCTCGCTCTTCGGCACGCAGGCGCGCATGCTGGGCGGCGATCTGCAGGTCGAAGGCGGCCTGCAGCCGGTGCCTGGCGCGGTCGATGGCCAGGGCGCCCCATTGCACCGGCTGTCCCTGCAGGCCCGGGGCACGCTGACGGCCGAGGGCCTGCGCGATGCGCCGGAGCTGGGCGCCGTGCCCCGGCTGGCGGCGGCGGCGCAGGGCGGCACCAGCTACAGCGTGACGGTGGAGAGCGAGGACGGCCATCCCCAGGTCAGCGTCAGCAGCAGCCTGCAGGGCCTGGCGCTGGACCTGCCCGCCCCCCTGGGCAAGAGCGCAGAAGCCAGCCTGCCGCTGCGTTTCCAGACCCGGCTGCTGCCGGCCGCGCCGGGCGAGGCCACGCGGCGCGACGAACTCACCATGGACCTGGGCGATGTGGTGGCCGTGCGTTACCTGCGCTCGCTCGAAGGCGACAAGCCGCGGGTGATCGCCGGCAGCCTGGCCATCGGCCTGCAGCCGGGCGAGGAGCAGCCGCTGCCCACGGAAGGCGTGGCCGCCAATGTGCATCTGGCGCAGCTGGACGTGGATGCCTGGCGGGCCGTGCTGCGCAGGGTGGCGGAGCAGGCGGGCACCGGCACCGGCACGGCCGATGCGGCCGCCGCCACGCAGCGTTCGGAATCCGCCGACTACCTGCCCGACACCCTGGCCCTGCGTGCCGACGAGTTCACCGCCGCCGGGCGCACCCTGCACCAGGTGGTGGTCGGCGGTTCGCACGAGGCCGGACTGTGGCGAGCCAATGTCGACGCACGCGAACTCGGCGGCTACCTCGAATACCGCCAGGCGGCCGATGCGGCGCCGGCCCGCGTCTATGCCCGGCTGGCGCGGCTGCAGGTGCCGGAGACGGCGGCGCAGGATGTGGAATCCCTCACCGACAGCAGCGTGCAGCCCGCCTCGTCCGCCGCCGCCGGCCCGCTGCCGGCGCTGGACATCGTGGTGGACGACTTCCAGCTCAAGGACCGCCGCCTCGGCCGCCTGGAAGTGCAGGCGGTCAACCGCGACGCCGAATGGCGCCTGGACAAGCTCCAGCTGGCCATGCCCGAAGCCACCTTCGCCGCCACCGGCCGCTGGGGCCGGCGCGCGCCGGGCACGCCACGCCGCACCGAATTCGATTTCCGCCTCGACCTGCGCGACAGCGGCGCGCTGCTCGGCCGGCTCGGCATGCCCGGCGTGATCGCGCGCGGCGTCGGCCAGCTGAGCGGCCAGGTCGACTGGCAGGGCTCGCCCTTCAGTCCGGACTACGCCTCCATGGACGGCAAGCTGCACCTGGATGTGGCCAGCGGCCAGTTCCTCAAGGCCGATCCCGGCCTGGCCAAGCTGCTGGGCGTGCTCTCGCTGCAGTCGCTGCCGCGCCGCCTGACGCTGGACTTCCGCGACGTCTTCAGCGAGGGCTTCGCCTTCGACCATGTGCGCGGCGACGTGCAGATCGCCGACGGCATCGCCCATACCGACCAGCTGGAGATGAAGGGCGTGGCCGCCACCGTGCAGATGGACGGCAGCGCCGACATCCGCCGTGAGACCCAGAACCTGCGGGTGGTGGTGGTGCCCGAGATCAATGCCGGCACCGCCTCGCTGCTGGCGGCCATGGTGAATCCGGCCATCGGCCTGAGCACCTTCCTGGCCCAGGCGGTGCTGCGCGGCCCGCTGATTGAGGCGGCCACGCAGGAGTTCGACATCACCGGCGGCTGGACGACGCCGCACATCGTCAAGGTGGCCCGGCCCGCGGCCACGCCCTGA